Proteins encoded by one window of Streptomyces sp. LX-29:
- a CDS encoding UvrD-helicase domain-containing protein codes for MTARLSLYQKAENELYKMESSVKTKFYDFCHQFRLDPDHPSLDLKPLKGDGRIFRAKIDRSYRALLARAGVGADGIPQWLIVAVRHRKDVYEELTVAINRITGEIEFVDLGVVGQSVLQRAGVQLTPAPDEQAVPVEPTPAPVVTPEPVITAELLLAGCTPEDLRRLGVADALIDLALTVTTDEELDQLIAGAPRLTAEVLTGLGSGMSVDEVEREITQPAATELEPGFEDDMAAALTRTAVTTVDDDIRNVLAEGDFRAWKVYLHPTQRKIVERNYGGPARVSGGPGTGKTIVALHRVARLAAALPPGHNKPILLTTYTKNLTADLRSRLTSLMDPALLGRIDIKHIDQLAQSVLNENTAPGSQRSLITDDRALDVLREVLFEHDEQRWDAEFLFDEWEQIVLGQSLATRQDYFKARRAGMGRALTRPERAAIWKLLDQFTLRLNGLGRETWAQAAERAARYEMERARKIQIRAERKADIGGGDLVHLDDNSSAVRYLRHRYQHIVVDEAQDLSPAHWKMLRAMVAPGSGDLFIASDTHQRIYDRQVTLSTVGVHIRGRSSKLTLSYRTTQEILDQAAKVVRGATYDDLDDGTDTLDGYHSLLHGPAPEYVACADWADEIAQLAKALRQWRADITEPAADGTVRDPSGTLAVCVADGEMAGRVATDLEMKHGITTATLTKDGPQGAGEVHIGTMHRFKGLEYQALAIIGASDGILPRTAVVEQYEKTDPTRYERELKKSRSQLFVATTRARDALRISWHGKPSPFLPL; via the coding sequence ATGACCGCACGCCTCAGCCTCTACCAGAAGGCCGAAAACGAGCTCTACAAGATGGAGTCGTCGGTCAAGACGAAGTTCTACGACTTCTGTCACCAATTCCGCCTCGACCCCGATCACCCCAGCCTCGACCTCAAGCCCCTCAAGGGCGACGGCCGGATCTTCCGCGCGAAGATCGACCGTTCGTACCGAGCGCTTCTCGCCCGGGCCGGCGTCGGCGCCGATGGCATCCCGCAGTGGCTGATCGTCGCCGTCCGCCACCGCAAGGACGTCTACGAGGAACTCACCGTCGCCATCAACCGGATCACCGGTGAGATCGAGTTCGTCGACCTCGGCGTCGTCGGTCAGAGCGTCCTCCAGCGTGCGGGGGTCCAGCTCACTCCGGCTCCGGACGAGCAGGCCGTGCCGGTCGAGCCCACGCCCGCACCCGTCGTGACGCCGGAACCGGTCATCACCGCGGAACTGCTCCTCGCCGGCTGCACCCCCGAGGACCTGCGCCGGCTCGGTGTCGCCGACGCGCTCATCGATCTCGCCCTCACCGTCACGACCGACGAGGAACTCGACCAGCTCATCGCCGGCGCCCCGCGTCTGACCGCCGAGGTCCTCACCGGCCTCGGCTCCGGCATGTCCGTGGACGAGGTCGAGCGTGAGATCACCCAGCCCGCCGCCACCGAACTCGAGCCGGGCTTCGAGGACGACATGGCGGCGGCCCTCACCCGCACCGCGGTCACCACGGTCGACGACGACATCCGCAACGTCCTCGCCGAGGGCGACTTCCGCGCATGGAAGGTCTACCTCCACCCCACACAGCGCAAGATCGTCGAACGGAACTACGGCGGCCCCGCCCGTGTCAGCGGCGGCCCCGGCACCGGCAAGACCATCGTCGCCCTGCACCGCGTCGCCCGTCTCGCCGCCGCCCTGCCGCCCGGCCACAACAAGCCGATCCTGCTGACCACGTACACCAAGAACCTCACCGCCGATCTACGCTCCCGGCTCACATCGCTCATGGACCCGGCACTGCTCGGGCGTATCGACATCAAGCACATCGACCAGCTCGCGCAGAGCGTCCTCAACGAGAACACCGCGCCCGGCTCGCAGCGGAGTCTGATCACCGACGACCGGGCCTTGGACGTACTGCGAGAAGTGCTCTTCGAGCACGACGAGCAGCGCTGGGACGCCGAGTTCCTCTTCGACGAATGGGAACAGATCGTCCTCGGCCAGTCCCTCGCTACCCGCCAGGACTACTTCAAGGCCCGCCGCGCCGGCATGGGGCGTGCCCTCACCCGCCCCGAACGAGCCGCCATCTGGAAGCTGCTCGACCAGTTCACCCTGCGCCTCAACGGCCTGGGCCGAGAGACCTGGGCCCAGGCCGCCGAACGGGCGGCCCGCTACGAAATGGAACGAGCCCGCAAGATCCAGATCCGTGCCGAGCGCAAGGCAGACATCGGCGGCGGCGACCTGGTTCACCTCGACGACAACAGCTCCGCAGTGCGCTACCTGCGTCATCGCTACCAGCACATCGTCGTCGACGAGGCCCAGGACCTCAGCCCCGCCCACTGGAAGATGCTGCGCGCCATGGTCGCGCCCGGCTCGGGCGACCTGTTCATCGCCAGCGACACTCATCAGCGGATCTACGACCGGCAGGTCACCCTCTCCACCGTCGGCGTCCACATCCGCGGTCGCTCCTCGAAGCTGACGCTCAGCTACCGCACCACCCAGGAGATCCTCGACCAGGCCGCCAAGGTCGTCCGCGGGGCCACCTACGACGACCTCGACGACGGCACCGACACCCTCGACGGCTACCACTCCCTGCTGCACGGCCCTGCCCCCGAGTACGTCGCCTGCGCCGACTGGGCCGACGAGATCGCCCAGCTCGCCAAGGCTCTCAGGCAGTGGCGCGCTGACATCACCGAGCCTGCCGCGGACGGCACCGTACGTGACCCCAGCGGCACCCTGGCCGTCTGCGTCGCCGACGGTGAGATGGCGGGCCGCGTCGCCACCGACCTGGAGATGAAGCACGGCATCACCACAGCCACCCTCACCAAGGACGGCCCGCAGGGTGCGGGAGAAGTCCACATCGGCACGATGCACCGGTTCAAGGGGCTCGAGTACCAGGCGCTCGCGATCATCGGTGCGAGCGACGGCATTCTTCCCCGCACCGCTGTCGTCGAGCAGTACGAGAAGACCGACCCCACGCGGTACGAACGCGAGCTCAAGAAGAGCCGCAGCCAGCTCTTCGTCGCCACCACCCGAGCCCGCGACGCGTTGCGCATCTCCTGGCACGGCAAGCCCAGCCCGTTCCTCCCCTTGTAG
- a CDS encoding SDR family NAD(P)-dependent oxidoreductase: MTHTTPSRRTAIVTGAARGIGAAVALRLARDGLAVGVLDLDEADCASTVAAITGAGGSALAVAADVADETAVNAAVARVAEALGPPTVLVNNAGIGPRAPLVEMSTQQWKTVLGVNLSGPFLVTRAVAPHMTAAGWGRIVTMSSISAVSDADRVDYASTKAGLIGFTKSLALQLGPHGVTANAIAPGFVVSDMTRASARRLGLDFEEFRRRAERSIPVGRVGQPEDIAHAASFLISPEAGFVSGQVLYVAGGPVD; encoded by the coding sequence ATGACACACACGACTCCCTCTCGCCGCACGGCGATCGTCACCGGCGCGGCCCGCGGCATCGGCGCCGCGGTGGCCCTACGGCTCGCGCGGGACGGCCTGGCCGTCGGCGTGCTCGACCTGGACGAGGCCGACTGCGCCTCGACCGTGGCGGCCATCACGGGCGCCGGCGGCTCGGCCCTCGCGGTCGCCGCCGACGTCGCCGACGAGACGGCGGTGAACGCCGCCGTCGCCCGGGTCGCCGAGGCCCTGGGGCCGCCGACGGTGCTGGTCAACAACGCCGGCATCGGCCCTCGCGCCCCCCTCGTGGAGATGTCCACGCAGCAGTGGAAGACGGTCCTGGGCGTCAACCTGAGCGGCCCGTTCCTGGTGACGAGGGCGGTCGCGCCGCATATGACGGCGGCGGGCTGGGGACGGATCGTCACCATGTCGAGCATCTCGGCGGTCAGCGACGCCGACCGTGTCGACTACGCCAGCACCAAGGCCGGGTTGATCGGGTTCACCAAGTCCCTCGCCCTCCAACTCGGACCGCACGGCGTCACGGCCAACGCCATCGCACCGGGATTCGTCGTGAGCGACATGACGAGGGCCTCGGCCCGGCGCCTCGGGCTCGACTTCGAGGAGTTCCGGCGCAGGGCGGAGCGGTCCATCCCGGTCGGCCGGGTGGGTCAGCCGGAGGACATCGCCCACGCCGCGTCCTTCCTCATCAGCCCCGAGGCGGGATTCGTCTCGGGCCAGGTCCTCTACGTCGCCGGCGGCCCGGTGGACTGA
- a CDS encoding metalloregulator ArsR/SmtB family transcription factor: MERGAGRGHHRPGVAGRRPRARLLALLEEPLPTVELARRVGVTPSAVSQHLRVLYATGLVTRARDGRQVLYRRSALGDQLTTGGGAVPTPSADA; this comes from the coding sequence GTGGAGCGCGGAGCCGGCCGTGGACACCACCGCCCTGGCGTCGCTGGTCGGCGCCCCCGGGCGAGGCTGCTGGCCCTGCTGGAAGAGCCGCTGCCGACAGTGGAGTTGGCCAGGCGCGTCGGGGTCACCCCGAGCGCCGTCTCCCAGCACCTACGCGTGCTGTACGCCACGGGACTGGTCACCCGGGCCCGCGACGGACGGCAGGTGCTGTACCGGCGCAGCGCTCTCGGCGACCAGCTGACGACCGGCGGCGGCGCCGTCCCCACGCCCTCCGCCGACGCCTGA
- a CDS encoding cupin domain-containing protein: MTAEKQCTVVRTGQYEGVQGGMFGVGVSAQSAGAERLCLHRLVMPAGTRGRPHLHEGHESAIFIQSGEVEVWHGEGLTEHMVLRAGDYLHIPADTPHMPVNNGTEEMVCLVARTDPNEQEGVRLLELPAWLEARLGPLLVGAG, translated from the coding sequence ATGACAGCGGAGAAGCAGTGCACGGTGGTCCGTACCGGGCAGTACGAGGGCGTCCAGGGCGGCATGTTCGGAGTGGGCGTCAGCGCCCAGTCGGCCGGGGCGGAGCGGTTGTGCCTCCACCGACTGGTGATGCCCGCCGGCACTCGGGGCCGCCCGCATCTGCACGAGGGTCACGAGTCGGCCATCTTCATCCAGTCCGGGGAGGTCGAGGTGTGGCACGGGGAGGGCCTGACCGAGCACATGGTGCTACGCGCGGGCGACTACCTCCACATCCCCGCGGACACCCCCCACATGCCGGTCAACAACGGCACCGAGGAGATGGTGTGCCTGGTGGCCCGCACGGACCCGAACGAGCAGGAGGGGGTCCGACTGCTGGAGCTGCCGGCCTGGTTGGAGGCCCGGCTCGGTCCGCTGCTCGTCGGCGCCGGCTGA
- a CDS encoding lasso peptide biosynthesis B2 protein, with product MGRDTGLPAARDARRARLPLSRRFVAHIAVAIARLLARLPPRRIIAVLRVVRRGAVPADHARTLRARQDVTTASTLCSGRFCLQRSLATALLCRMRGSWPTWCTGVRTAPFGAHAWVEAEGRPVGEPEDTGGYHVMLSVPPA from the coding sequence CTGGGGCGTGACACCGGCCTCCCCGCGGCACGCGACGCCCGGAGGGCCCGCCTGCCCCTGTCGCGCCGGTTCGTCGCCCACATCGCCGTGGCGATCGCGCGGCTGCTGGCACGGCTCCCGCCCCGGCGGATCATCGCCGTGCTCAGGGTGGTGCGTCGCGGGGCCGTCCCCGCCGACCACGCGCGGACACTCCGGGCACGGCAGGACGTCACCACGGCCAGCACCCTGTGCTCCGGCCGGTTCTGTCTGCAACGCTCCCTGGCCACCGCCCTGCTGTGCCGCATGCGCGGCTCCTGGCCCACCTGGTGCACCGGCGTGCGCACCGCCCCGTTCGGCGCCCACGCCTGGGTGGAAGCCGAGGGACGCCCGGTCGGCGAGCCCGAGGACACCGGCGGCTACCACGTCATGCTCAGCGTGCCGCCGGCCTGA
- a CDS encoding lasso peptide biosynthesis PqqD family chaperone, whose amino-acid sequence MSRLRADVSHTPTEDGAVLLDQRSGKYWRLNATGAAVVQALIDGATAEQIVDRLVEARPVGRERAAADVAALVDQLTKARLVTP is encoded by the coding sequence TTGAGCCGACTGCGCGCTGACGTGTCCCACACCCCGACCGAGGACGGCGCGGTGCTCCTGGACCAACGCTCAGGGAAGTACTGGAGGTTGAACGCCACCGGCGCGGCCGTCGTCCAGGCGCTCATCGACGGCGCCACCGCCGAGCAGATCGTCGACCGGCTCGTCGAGGCACGCCCGGTCGGCCGGGAACGCGCCGCCGCCGATGTCGCGGCCCTGGTGGACCAGTTGACCAAGGCCCGGTTGGTGACGCCGTGA
- a CDS encoding asparagine synthase-related protein: protein MDDTVRPWFVVLPDRDAPADLLTRLRRHACRTLLHPSGRPWLSGCWPDERMVLGSAGRTRVAVAGTTALTAPELDARVKAARTAADVESAVRDVPGSFHVIASLDGAAYLRGTATGTRRIFWATVDGVPLAADRARTLAWLSGAEVDTAQLAARLAVPCLPHPLSGGAMWRGVRALAPGDALHLERDGGRTATWWRPPPAELPLSHGAVALRAALRDAVRARVRPGQMIGADLSGGLDSSALCFLAAEAGARLVTVTLAWSGPGNQDVDYARYAAERLPGVESLVFPSADLPPYFSGLRERRDAADEPWAGLCERAQQHRLTEALRDHGARHLRLSGHGGDHVLEPPTPYVHALLRRRPWLALRHVAGYRAGNRWPLGATARMLIDGRPYDRWLAAAGGRLRQSAEHWSLPEEWGILPRLPAWASEQAVDSVAGLLRSASARARPLAGDRGRHAWAYQAQEAGRIARLLQDGTAAVGLPVESPFCDDAVVAACLSVQPHQARDPWSYKRLLGVALDGLVPERLLRRTTKDHCNEEWHHGLRVHRRDLARWADDSRLVAAGVVDPDRLRRLLHSPGLLEGNGADVDSTLCAEAWLRDLAAHPTPAYLDPSHREEHSVEPTAR from the coding sequence ATGGACGACACAGTGAGACCCTGGTTCGTGGTGCTCCCCGACCGGGACGCGCCGGCCGACCTGCTGACCCGGCTGCGCCGGCACGCCTGCCGCACGCTGCTCCACCCTTCCGGGCGGCCCTGGCTGTCGGGCTGCTGGCCCGACGAGCGGATGGTCCTCGGCTCCGCCGGCCGAACCCGGGTGGCCGTCGCCGGCACCACCGCGCTCACCGCCCCGGAGCTCGACGCGCGGGTGAAGGCGGCCCGCACGGCCGCGGACGTCGAATCCGCCGTTCGGGACGTTCCCGGCAGCTTCCACGTGATCGCCTCGCTCGACGGCGCCGCATACCTCAGAGGCACCGCCACCGGAACCCGACGGATCTTCTGGGCCACCGTCGACGGCGTGCCGCTCGCCGCCGACCGGGCGCGCACCCTCGCCTGGCTCAGCGGAGCCGAGGTGGACACCGCCCAGCTCGCCGCCCGGCTCGCCGTCCCCTGCCTGCCGCACCCGCTGTCCGGCGGCGCGATGTGGCGCGGGGTGCGCGCCCTCGCACCCGGCGACGCGCTGCACCTGGAGCGTGACGGCGGCCGCACGGCCACCTGGTGGCGGCCGCCGCCGGCCGAGCTCCCACTGAGCCACGGCGCCGTGGCGCTTCGAGCGGCCCTGAGGGACGCCGTCCGGGCGCGGGTCCGCCCCGGGCAGATGATCGGTGCCGACCTCTCCGGCGGACTCGACTCCTCCGCGCTGTGCTTCCTGGCCGCGGAGGCCGGCGCCCGACTCGTCACCGTCACCCTCGCGTGGTCCGGACCCGGGAACCAGGACGTGGACTACGCCCGATACGCCGCCGAGCGGTTGCCCGGGGTCGAGAGCCTGGTCTTCCCCTCCGCCGACCTGCCCCCGTACTTCAGCGGTCTGCGGGAGCGCCGGGACGCCGCGGACGAACCCTGGGCCGGCCTCTGCGAGCGGGCGCAGCAGCACCGCCTCACCGAGGCGTTACGGGACCACGGGGCGCGGCACCTGCGCCTCAGCGGGCACGGAGGTGACCACGTCCTGGAGCCCCCCACCCCGTACGTCCACGCCCTGCTGCGCCGCCGGCCGTGGCTGGCGCTGCGCCATGTGGCCGGCTACCGGGCCGGGAACCGCTGGCCGCTGGGCGCCACCGCCCGGATGCTGATCGACGGACGACCGTACGACCGCTGGCTGGCGGCGGCCGGCGGCCGGCTGCGCCAGTCCGCGGAGCACTGGTCCCTGCCGGAGGAGTGGGGCATCCTGCCGCGGCTACCGGCCTGGGCCAGCGAGCAGGCCGTGGACTCCGTGGCCGGGCTGCTGAGGTCCGCGTCCGCGCGGGCCCGCCCGCTGGCCGGCGACCGCGGCCGGCACGCCTGGGCCTACCAGGCGCAGGAGGCGGGGCGGATCGCCCGGCTGCTCCAGGACGGCACCGCGGCCGTCGGGCTCCCGGTGGAGAGCCCGTTCTGTGACGACGCCGTGGTGGCCGCCTGCCTCTCCGTCCAGCCGCACCAGGCCCGCGACCCCTGGTCGTACAAGCGGCTGCTGGGCGTGGCGCTGGACGGTCTGGTGCCGGAGCGGCTGCTGCGCCGTACCACCAAGGACCACTGCAACGAGGAATGGCACCACGGCCTGCGGGTGCACCGGCGTGACCTCGCCCGCTGGGCGGACGACTCCCGGCTGGTCGCGGCGGGCGTCGTGGACCCGGACCGGCTGCGCCGCCTCCTGCACAGCCCCGGACTCCTCGAAGGCAACGGCGCCGACGTGGACAGCACCCTGTGCGCCGAGGCGTGGCTGCGCGACCTGGCCGCGCACCCCACCCCCGCCTACCTGGACCCTTCACATCGCGAGGAGCATTCCGTTGAGCCGACTGCGCGCTGA
- a CDS encoding lasso RiPP family leader peptide-containing protein, which produces MRTPSETLGIEVDDLYEPPLLVEAGDFAAVTQGWSGRDRELYSLFWNRWSSS; this is translated from the coding sequence ATGCGCACACCGAGTGAGACGTTAGGCATCGAGGTCGACGACCTGTACGAACCCCCGCTCCTGGTCGAGGCGGGTGACTTCGCCGCGGTGACCCAGGGCTGGAGCGGCCGCGACCGCGAGCTCTACAGCCTCTTCTGGAACCGCTGGTCGTCCAGCTGA
- a CDS encoding amino acid permease, whose protein sequence is MSDRTLTAADPVAVPPSSSSHVDAGDEGYSKDLKSRHVNMIAIGGAIGTGLFLGAGGRLANAGPSLFIAYAVCGIFAFFVVRALGELVLYRPSSGAFVSYAREFMGEKGAFTAGWLYFLNWATTGIADITAVATYTHYWSMFSDIPQWVLALIALAIVLAVNLISVKYFGEMEFWFAIIKVGALVVFMAIGIFLLVSQNEVGGHTPGLSNIMDNGGIFPAGLMPMLLVIQGVVFAYASVELCGVAAGETKNPEKIMPKAVNSIMWRVGLFYVGSVILLALLLPYTAFTGDESPFVTVLGKIGVPYAAGVMNLVVLTAALSSLNSGLYSTGRILRSMAMSGSAPAFTGRMNKGQVPYGGILLTAFFCVLGVGLNFVVPADAFEIVLNFAAIGIIGTWGMIMVCSLLFWRRSEAGLVSRPGYRLPFAPYTQIVTLVFLAGVLGLMAADEGPGRTTVLCLPLIVAALVGGWFVVRGKVARLQRETAAARADVEKSEA, encoded by the coding sequence ATGAGTGACCGCACCCTCACTGCGGCCGATCCGGTGGCTGTTCCCCCCTCCTCGTCCTCGCATGTGGACGCCGGTGATGAGGGCTACAGCAAGGATCTGAAGTCCCGGCACGTCAACATGATCGCAATCGGTGGTGCGATCGGTACCGGTCTCTTCCTCGGAGCGGGCGGCCGTCTGGCCAATGCCGGTCCGTCGCTGTTCATCGCGTACGCGGTGTGCGGCATCTTCGCGTTCTTCGTGGTGCGTGCGCTCGGTGAGCTCGTGCTCTACCGCCCGTCCTCGGGCGCCTTCGTCTCCTATGCGCGTGAGTTCATGGGGGAGAAGGGCGCATTCACCGCAGGGTGGCTCTACTTCCTGAACTGGGCGACCACGGGTATCGCGGACATCACCGCCGTCGCGACCTACACCCACTACTGGTCGATGTTCAGCGACATCCCGCAGTGGGTGCTCGCCCTGATCGCGCTGGCGATCGTGCTGGCCGTGAACCTGATCTCGGTGAAGTACTTCGGCGAGATGGAGTTCTGGTTCGCGATCATCAAGGTCGGCGCGCTGGTGGTCTTCATGGCGATCGGCATCTTCCTGCTGGTCAGCCAGAACGAGGTCGGCGGTCACACCCCGGGCCTGTCGAACATCATGGACAACGGCGGCATCTTCCCCGCCGGTCTGATGCCGATGCTGCTGGTCATCCAGGGTGTCGTCTTCGCCTACGCCTCGGTCGAGCTGTGCGGTGTCGCCGCGGGCGAGACCAAGAACCCCGAGAAGATCATGCCGAAGGCAGTCAACTCGATCATGTGGCGTGTGGGTCTGTTCTACGTCGGCTCCGTCATCCTGCTGGCGCTGCTGCTGCCCTACACCGCCTTCACCGGCGACGAGAGCCCCTTCGTGACGGTGCTCGGCAAGATCGGCGTCCCGTACGCCGCGGGCGTCATGAACCTGGTGGTCCTCACCGCGGCCCTGTCCAGCCTGAACTCCGGTCTCTACTCCACCGGCCGCATCCTGCGCTCGATGGCGATGTCCGGCTCCGCCCCGGCGTTCACCGGCCGCATGAACAAGGGCCAGGTGCCCTACGGCGGCATCCTGCTGACCGCGTTCTTCTGCGTGCTGGGTGTGGGCCTGAACTTCGTGGTCCCGGCCGACGCCTTCGAGATCGTGCTGAACTTCGCCGCGATCGGCATCATCGGCACCTGGGGCATGATCATGGTCTGCTCGCTGCTGTTCTGGCGCCGCTCGGAGGCCGGGCTGGTATCCCGCCCCGGCTACCGTCTCCCGTTCGCTCCGTACACCCAGATCGTCACGCTGGTCTTCCTGGCGGGCGTGCTCGGCCTGATGGCCGCGGACGAGGGCCCGGGCCGCACCACGGTGCTGTGCCTGCCGCTGATCGTCGCGGCGCTGGTGGGCGGCTGGTTCGTGGTCCGCGGCAAGGTGGCGCGCCTCCAGCGCGAGACCGCGGCGGCCCGTGCCGACGTCGAGAAGAGCGAGGCCTGA
- a CDS encoding ankyrin repeat domain-containing protein, which yields MGFFDGPTAPDEAYDLAPEARVARGRGGLEQGGYGWFSAERPEGASPQPGLSETRTPLDVDSVHEAAARAVAIGPGQELDPGPGGETEERSAFVGPMARMVPGMSKPMPYATYVALAVADESASEARSDWEGMVCDDWADLTLVNARLNAGADPDRLHTDPDRLDIDPDRLHTDPDRLEKDDDAEGACEEDRAEDRGNRGRGEDPGKEDCEVADCGVETPLHQAAAHGSGPVVAALARRTADVDARDGDGCTPLWHAVCRGRADVAAPLLAAGADPWRPVIDGRSPGHLALTTPLAPLFEHLPGAVHRTAREQAAQREADRLIQIFEDAWLEGLAAAFVADLDEAETVRRLGADPDACPVPEGRRWVPMER from the coding sequence ATGGGTTTCTTCGACGGACCGACGGCGCCGGACGAGGCATACGACTTAGCCCCGGAGGCCCGGGTGGCCCGCGGCCGAGGTGGCTTGGAGCAGGGGGGCTACGGGTGGTTCAGCGCGGAGCGGCCGGAGGGCGCCTCGCCGCAGCCCGGATTGTCCGAGACCCGCACCCCTCTCGATGTCGACTCCGTGCACGAGGCGGCCGCGCGGGCCGTCGCCATAGGGCCCGGGCAGGAGCTCGACCCGGGACCGGGGGGCGAGACGGAAGAGAGGTCGGCGTTCGTGGGGCCGATGGCGCGCATGGTGCCCGGCATGTCCAAGCCCATGCCGTACGCGACCTATGTCGCCCTCGCGGTCGCGGACGAGTCCGCGTCGGAGGCGCGGTCGGACTGGGAGGGGATGGTCTGCGACGACTGGGCCGATCTCACTCTGGTCAACGCCCGGCTGAACGCGGGCGCCGACCCCGACCGCCTGCACACCGACCCCGACCGACTGGACATCGACCCCGACCGCCTGCACACCGACCCCGACCGACTGGAGAAGGACGACGACGCCGAGGGCGCGTGCGAGGAGGACCGCGCGGAGGATCGTGGGAATCGTGGGAGAGGGGAGGACCCGGGGAAAGAGGACTGCGAGGTGGCGGACTGTGGGGTGGAGACTCCGCTGCACCAGGCCGCGGCCCACGGTTCGGGTCCGGTGGTCGCCGCGCTGGCCCGGCGCACGGCGGACGTGGACGCGCGGGACGGCGACGGCTGCACCCCGCTGTGGCACGCCGTGTGCAGGGGCCGGGCGGACGTCGCGGCCCCGCTGCTGGCCGCCGGAGCCGACCCCTGGCGCCCAGTGATCGACGGTCGCTCGCCGGGGCACCTGGCGCTGACCACCCCGCTCGCCCCGCTGTTCGAGCACCTGCCGGGCGCCGTGCACCGCACGGCTCGGGAGCAAGCCGCGCAGCGCGAGGCCGATCGTCTCATCCAGATCTTCGAGGACGCCTGGCTCGAAGGGCTCGCCGCGGCCTTCGTCGCCGATCTCGACGAGGCGGAGACCGTGCGCCGCCTCGGTGCCGACCCCGACGCCTGCCCCGTGCCTGAAGGGCGCCGCTGGGTGCCGATGGAGCGCTGA